A single Plasmodium malariae genome assembly, chromosome: 6 DNA region contains:
- the CAF1 gene encoding chromosome assembly factor 1, putative: MPHVYLPQILWHSKDNKRSDRIYSIDIQPYPNYYSVKKLNKRYELFKKFLKDKQNKYEINCSEKDEASKINEITLSSNNTSSPLKKDKDTHYMSRNNSINHNNENYTSASAKGDISSIDGVNVNNLMKEDNDYETNSVNKIIHNNSRKGDSPIPTTLQNEDEKKKKFNIATCGADEFVHLWRIYMKDDLTVKCLSRFIGHNGEINCVRFNKNGRYLASGGEDKFIYIWEKSKKPKNIPLGYDVSFLDYKEWWNIVGSFRCSGVINSIIWSNDDTLYIGNEDNNINIIEFVKNSNCKVKVLEGHTGIIQGISLDTNNEFLASLSADQTLKIWKKKVDGKSWKLENSIKNIKTDQLEKRTTAYVIYNEYEYNEKSTERNDQYNIYKKEENKDTQNRHIDLPENDVNEKTNMTQEQNEKEIRKHAIVEDVEAEGEQKEVKEEGEKEGEERVELELGDKKKYMRKQEDVGDEGQEEEEEEKKLKRCLFSSEEMLPSFFRRIDFSPNGEFLIAPSGIQFEQVEKNHEKNNKQEENIKINYQMKAYSCFYIYHKNLFIKYNIPFFTVFSQTSHFLVAKFNYNTFKLRTHQNILKRCYKLFMNTDSDSEETTLHSDKKRKTFDEIMFFNELKNHDNLLKLNYEKTLLFNDIEIQDDISEDVSSTISDSDLYYDDIKESLKDSIVDYASSNNLDKTEEMEREKGQEDDDVEEEEENEEENEEENEEENEEENEEENEEEDEEENEEEDEEENEEENEDYKKQCLKEEFQRENGAELKAEQHELKNNGSNKCKDNSCNEEKINELDMLCESKDKKEERFIYTLGTFDGSVYFYDSEILDAPISIIKNIHLCPITDISWNNLGNICACSSSDGYVSFYYFHKNELGDIKTYKNYYFDKKCNDLIFDEDYFENTFYDEVNFLNRDDSNDYTSSEDEGDYDNLPSNKDETKVRRINLVVGNAAKFVLEQNAKK; the protein is encoded by the exons atgccACATGTTTACTTACCGCAAATTTTATGGCATAGCAAAGATAACAAAAGAAGCGATCGAATTTATTCCATAGATATACAACCATATCCAAATTATTATAGtgtcaaaaaattaaataagagATATgagttatttaaaaaatttttaaaagataaacagaacaaatatgaaataaattgttCAGAAAAAGATGAAGCaagcaaaataaatgaaataactTTGTCTTCCAACAATACAAGTAGCCCTTTAAAGAAAGATAAGGACACGCATTACATGAGTAGAAATAATTCCATAAAccataataatgaaaattatacaaGTGCTAGTGCAAAAGGTGATATATCTTCAATTGATGGTGTTAacgtaaataatttaatgaagGAGGATAATGATTATGAAACTAATTcagtaaataaaattatacataacaATTCACGCAAAGGTGATAGTCCTATTCCTACAACTTTACAAAatgaagatgaaaaaaaaaaa aAGTTTAATATAGCTACCTGTGGTGCAGACGAATTTGTACACTTATGGAGAATTTATATGAAAGATGATTTAACAGTCAAATGTTTAAGTAGGTTTATAGGTCATAATGGTGAAATAAACTGTGTacgttttaataaaaatggtaGATATTTAGCCAGTGGTGGTGaagataaatttatatatatttgggaaaaaagcaaaaaaccaaaaaatattccattaGGTTATGATGTAAGTTTCTTAGATTATAAAGAATGGTGGAATATAGTAGGATCTTTTAGATGTAGTGGAGTTATAAATAGTATCATTTGGTCAAACGACgatactttatatataggtaatgaggataataatataaatattatcgaatttgttaaaaattcCAACTGCAAAGTTAAGGTTTTAGAAGGTCATACAGGTATTATTCAAGGTATATCGTTAGATACTAATAACGAATTTTTAGCATCACTTAGTGCTGACCAAACGCtcaaaatatggaaaaagaaGGTTGATGGAAAATCGTGGAAACTTGAAAactctataaaaaatattaaaacagaTCAACTTGAAAAGCGCACTACAgcttatgttatatataatgaatatgaatataacGAAAAAAGCACAGAAAGAAATgatcaatataatatatataaaaaagaagagaacaAAGATACGCAAAATAGGCATATTGATTTACCAGAAAACGATGTTAATGAAAAAACGAATATGACACAGGAACAAAACGAAAAAGAAATCAGGAAACATGCGATCGTGGAAGATGTTGAAGCGGAAGGTGAACAGAAAGAAGTAAAAGAAGAAGGAGAGAAAGAAGGAGAAGAACGAGTAGAATTAGAATTAggagacaaaaaaaaatacatgcgAAAACAAGAAGATGTGGGGGACGAAGGAcaggaagaggaagaagaggaaaaaaaattaaaaaggtgCTTATTCTCAAGTGAAGAAATGCTTCCATCTTTTTTTAGACGTATCGATTTTTCACCAAATGGGGAATTTTTAATAGCACCAAGTGGTATTCAATTTGAACAGGTTGAAAAAAACcacgaaaaaaataacaaacaagaagaaaatataaagataaattatCAAATGAAAGCCTACAGttgcttttatatatatcacaaaAACTTGtttattaagtataatattccattttttacaGTATTTTCTCAAACCAGTCATTTTTTAGTGGCAAAATTTAACTATAATACTTTTAAGTTAAGAACACAccaaaatattcttaaaagaTGTTACAAACTTTTCATGAATACTGATTCTGACTCAGAGGAAACTACATTACATTcagataaaaaaaggaaaacattcgacgaaattatgtttttcaatgaattaaaaaaccACGACAATctcttaaaattaaattatgaaaaaacattattatttaacgATATTGAAATTCAAGATGATATAAGTGAAGATGTTAGTAGCACTATATCAGACAGCGATTTGTATTATGACGACATTAAGGAATCTTTGAAGGATTCTATAGTGGATTATGCTTCGTCGAATAATTTAGATAAAACTGAAGAAATGGAAAGGGAAAAAGGACAAGAAGATGACGATGTGGAAGAAGAGGAGGAAAATGAAGAGGAAAACGAGGAAGAAAACGAGGAAGAAAACGAGGAAGAAAACGAGGAAGAAAATGAGGAGGAAGATGAGGAAGAAAATGAGGAGGAAGATGAAGAGGAAAACGAAGAAGAAAATGAGGATTACAAGAAGCAATGCTTAAAAGAGGAGTTTCAAAGAGAAAACGGTGCAGAATTGAAGGCAGAGCAACatgaactaaaaaataatgggAGCAACAAATGTAAAGATAATAGTtgtaatgaagaaaaaataaatgagctAGATATGTTGTGCGAAagtaaagataaaaaagaagaaagatttatatatactttaggAACATTTGATGGaagtgtatatttttatgatagTGAAATTCTAGATGCACCAATTAGtattataaagaatatacatttatgccCTATTACAGATATATCATGGAATAATTTAGgaaatatatgtgcatgcTCAAGCTCGGATGGATATGTTagcttttattattttcataaaaatgaattaggGGATATTAAAACATACAAAAACTATTATTTTGACAAGAAATGTAATGATTTAATATTCGATGAGGATTATTTTGAAAACACTTTTTACGATGAAGTGAATTTTTTGAATAGAGACGATTCAAATGATTACACTTCAAGCGAAGATGAAGGTGATTATGATAATTTACCATCAAATAAGGACGAAACGAAAGTTCGAAGAATTAATTTAGTAGTCGGCAATGCAGCAAAATTTGTGTTAGAacaaaatgcaaaaaagtGA
- the RAP2 gene encoding rhoptry-associated protein 2, putative codes for MNTKLLISLFIFLCLHNVANAYNCSKAMSSITFQDFTLSSIIHAHTSTGKNLGSWIHFFFRHFNNGNDAIKYVETTNINTLDEKDHHCFIRGFTVFLIHAYAKDIKAMSNTDNFETYFRNLLKDINPDIAKDFLTVLDNKILLDHMDSIILKEQDYANLKRDVNIFKQNINPVNGNNHATYKNVPTRLFEPYEIRAFKREYITKDEASINANEVYAARDYQYLAFLGVVDHYYNSDITKPAKGTSVVIESRKRLGLRKRSSSLALLGPHENNPFFGFCEKNGNEEYFGSLDDLLPSFFSIIKTKMLLGHNRFLREFDYSLMNKTYKIPNLKGFRFLKQLFRKKNLENFVDMYAGLMSTELDFLREDFLDLFDTTINCHAREFANRAGDNYFAIKEKNMVA; via the coding sequence ATGAATACAAAACttcttatttcattattcatatttcttTGTTTACACAACGTTGCAAATGCGTACAACTGCTCAAAAGCAATGTCCAGCATAACATTTCAGGACTTTACATTGTCTAGTATAATTCATGCTCATACATCGACAGGTAAGAACTTAGGTAGCTGGATCCATTTCTTTTTCAGGCATTTTAATAATGGAAATGATGCTATAAAATATGTGGAgacaacaaatataaatactttaGATGAAAAGGATCATCATTGTTTTATTAGAGGTTTTACGGTGTTCCTAATTCATGCTTATGCTAAGGATATAAAAGCCATGTCAAATACTGATAATTTTGAAACGTATTTCAGAAATTTATTAAAGGATATTAATCCTGATATTGCTAAAGATTTCTTAACGGTTTTAGATAACAAAATACTTTTAGATCATATGGATAGTATAATTCTTAAAGAACAGGATTATGCAAACTTGAAAAGagatgttaatatatttaaacaaaatataaatccaGTAAATGGAAATAATCATGCTACCTATAAAAATGTTCCAACTAGACTTTTTGAGCCATATGAAATACGAGCCTTTAAAAGAGAGTATATAACTAAAGATGAAGCGTCAATTAATGCAAATGAAGTATATGCTGCTCGTGACTACCAGTATTTGGCTTTCCTTGGTGTCGTTgatcattattataattctgATATAACAAAGCCTGCAAAAGGAACTTCTGTAGTTATTGAGAGTAGAAAAAGATTAGGTTTGAGGAAACGTAGTAGTTCACTTGCATTATTAGGGCCACATGAAAATAACCCATTTTTTGGTTTTTGTGAAAAGAATGGAAATGAAGAATATTTTGGATCACTTGATGATTTGTTgccttcctttttttcaattattaaAACGAAAATGCTGCTTGGACATAATAGATTTTTAAGAGAATTTGATTATTCCTTAATGAACAAAACTTACAAAATTCCTAATCTAAAAGGTTTTAGATTTTTGAAACaactttttagaaaaaaaaacttagAAAATTTTGTAGATATGTATGCTGGTCTAATGTCAACTGAGTTAGATTTTTTAAGAGAGGATTTTCTAGATTTATTTGATACTACCATAAATTGCCACGCACGTGAGTTTGCAAATCGTGCAGGAGATAACTATTTTGCTATTAAGGAGAAAAACATGGTAGCTTGA
- the PmUG01_06024600 gene encoding anaphase promoting complex subunit, putative has translation MNKDEELFCHLNFLMCAVHLSRKYNLKFQSRLYQDLLDTYYYRKNLRVKESIFPNETYLNYNDLNGLYNYTRRKCQAIRCENIMKYAYIYCCYKLKKEKRRTIALMLLDEDFIKYNCNNNKYEDYKKKNIKIYENNFYNVKSLPGYSAAYYLMGKLYEKEAKREWFNELKKNKLINIASYCYYLCYKSCPFFMCSCKKLLKLHGNFYCNSMYTEEVKKISKLYNFGTYIYQKHKFESSCKDDEEDDGENKVIEKKRNADFDNNILELIEFKEEIINNIDIKNTEFILSLIKEDEIKNFFLKWMNCYKDDVQVSIHEESNNFISKEGIHNLSIIGNFYYYFYVNNFKTCLLLIDKWENKPIFSIFLFYIKGLCYFFLRNYEKCAFFLEKIHNIDCYYTKHLPYLSTCYWYQKKENKIEYILTTYPKREINEHFLCLIGNYFSLKNNKNLAAQFFRRAIQLNAFHEYAYILYSCEMKYLGKRRKAAVALSKCLQINPCNFKAHLLLSVLLFQERKFELANVHLSLCLKLNNTDAIISLYCATIYNHNEKYETALLCLEHAQKNDYEGIYLFIMQGIIFLKIRRNVEALKSFLKAQKIDPTCSFINTLIAFTLLLEKKFDKSKKIIKELVLQNLSSINIKLLKDIYKCCNFKILPNKSMLNKIELFFKEGSFLKNINMFDNICSQ, from the coding sequence atgaataaagaTGAAGAGTTATTCTGTCACTTGAATTTCCTAATGTGTGCTGTTCATCTGTCGAGAAAGTACAATCTAAAATTCCAAAGCAGGTTGTATCAAGACCTTTTAGACACTtattattatagaaaaaatttaagggTGAAAGAATCTATATTTCCTAATGAAACTTACTTGAACTACAATGATTTAAATGGTTTATATAACTATACTCGAAGAAAATGCCAAGCAATAAGGTGCGagaatataatgaaatatgcatacatttaCTGTTGttataaattgaaaaaagaaaagagaagAACTATAGCTTTAATGCTGTTAGATGaagattttataaaatacaattgtaataataataaatatgaagattataagaaaaagaatataaaaatttatgaaaataatttttataatgtgaAAAGTCTACCAGGGTATAGTGCTGCGTATTACTTGATGGggaaattatatgaaaaggaAGCTAAAAGAGAATGGTTTAACGAattgaaaaagaataaattaataaacataGCATCTTACTGCTATTATTTGTGTTATAAATCATGTCCATTTTTCATGTGCTCTTGTAAAAAGCTGCTGAAATTGCATggaaatttttattgtaatagTATGTACACAgaagaagtaaaaaagaTTTCAAAACTGTACAATTTCGGAACATACATTTAccaaaaacataaatttgaATCTTCTTGCAAAGATGATGAAGAAGACGATGGAGAGAATAAAGTGATAGAAAAAAAGCGAAATGCTGATTTTGATAATAACATTTTAGAATTAATAGAATTTAAGGAAgagataataaataatatagatataaaaaacactgagtttatattatcattaataaaagaagacgaaataaaaaatttctttttaaaatggaTGAACTGTTACAAAGATGATGTGCAAGTTTCGATTCACGAAGAAAGTAATAACTTCATTTCGAAGGAAGGAATACACAATTTATCAATAATAGGAAacttttattactatttttatgttaataattttaaaacatgtttattattaatagatAAGTGGGAAAACAAGCCAATTTTTagtatattccttttttatattaaggggttatgttattttttcttaaggAATTATGAAAAGTGCGCATTTTTTCTGGAAAAAATTCATAACATTGACTGTTATTACACAAAGCATTTACCATATTTGTCAACATGTTATTGGTAtcaaaagaaagaaaataaaatagaatatattttgacAACTTACCCAAAGAGAGAAATAAACGAACACTTTTTATGTCTTATAGGAAATTACttctctttaaaaaataacaaaaactTAGCTGCTCAATTTTTTAGAAGAGCAATTCAGTTAAATGCGTTTCATGAATATGCTTATATTCTTTACTCTTGTGAAATGAAATACTTGGGGAAACGACGTAAAGCAGCTGTAGCATTGTCAAAATGCCTTCAAATAAATCCTTGTAATTTTAAGGCACACTTATTATTGAGTGTTCTATTATTTCAAGAAAGAAAATTTGAGTTAGCAAATGTTCATTTAAGTTTATGtctaaaattaaataatactgATGCCATTATAAGCTTATATTGTGCtactatatataatcataatgaaaaatatgaaactGCCTTACTTTGTTTAGAACATGCccaaaaaaatgattatgaaggtatttatttatttattatgcaaggcattatattcttaaaaataagaagaaatGTAGAAGCTTTAAAAAGCTTCCTAAAAGCTCAAAAAATAGATCCAACTTGCAGTTTCATTAACACACTTATAGCTTTCACATTacttttagaaaaaaaatttgataaatccaaaaaaataattaaagaacTAGTTCTTCAAAACTTAAGTAGtattaacataaaattgttaaaagATATCTATAAATGCTGCAATTTTAAGATACTCCCAAACAAAAGtatgttaaataaaatagaacttttttttaaggaaggtagttttttaaaaaacattaatatgTTCGACAATATCTGTTCGCAATGA
- the PmUG01_06024400 gene encoding conserved protein, unknown function — protein MNEHKEGVKIELLRLCPPTFDHNIWNLFNIKEIGNINFEKKESTEDLSISNEFSLSLPINSRKICVGQNFKFQINIANNLKNDIQVSTISVDILTKDNTFNIYNNIDQLNIPSNSFFNFITSFLVNFLDIFTVHCVVEYLHGNEKKELRKDFSFICKNPFNLKTFILQRKDKLYIELVLKNTEDDNIMLYDIKLRDIKCELVKNERTTNVHNGIYYFKQNDEYSMIFCVNDEESKLNILNTLNDENITNIEIIYFTNSGGKGINNLHFLKKNLITDNIRIYLHESDNIFYVVNKIYKFEIIFENNTDKSILVEIFIHNNSNIHVVNNFVKAHIIEEKKRVSHFFYVLFINPGIHFFNKITIYNKKTKKKIDYIKLFKLFVK, from the exons atgaatgaaCATAAGGAAGGTGTAAAAATAGAGTTACTCCGTTTGTGCCCACCAACATTTGATCATAATATTTggaatttatttaatataaaggaaataggaaatattaattttgaaaaaaaagaatcgACTGAAGACTTGAGCATATCAAATGAGTTTAGCTTAAGTCTTCCAATAAATTCTAGGAAAATATGTGTAGGTCAAAATTTTAAgtttcaaataaatattgcgaataatttaaaaaatgatattcaAGTGAGTACAATAAGTGTTGATATTTTGACAAAGGATAATAcgtttaacatatataataacatagaTCAACTAAATATTCCATCTAATTCGTTCTTTAATTTCATAACTTCTTTTCTTGTTAATTTCCTCGATATTTTTAC AGTACATTGTGTTGTGGAATATTTGCATgggaatgaaaaaaaagaattaagaAAAGATTTCagttttatttgtaaaaaccCGTTCAACTtgaaaacatttattttacaaagaaaggataaattatatatagagttagtacttaaaaatacagaagatgataatataatgttatatgaCATAAAACTAAGAGATATAAAATGTGaattagtaaaaaatgaaagaacaACGAATGTGCACAAcggtatatattatttcaagCAAAATGATGAATACTCTATGATTTTTTGTGTAAATGATGAAGaaagtaaattaaatattttaaatactttaaatgatgaaaatataacgaatatagaaataatatattttacgaACAGCGGAGGTAAgggtataaataatttacattttctaaaaaaaaatttaattacagATAACATTCGGATCTACTTACATGAATCtgataacattttttatgtagtaaataagatatataagtttgaaattatatttgaaaataatacaGATAAAAGTATACTtgtagaaatatttattcacaATAATTCGAATATCCATGTAGTTAACAATTTTGTTAAAGCTCACATAattgaggaaaaaaaaagagtctctcattttttttacgttttatttattaaccctggaattcatttttttaataaaattaccatatataacaaaaaaactaaaaaaaaaatagattatattaaattgttTAAATTGTTTGTTAAATAA
- the VPS11 gene encoding vacuolar protein sorting-associated protein 11, putative, whose translation MFNFRKLPLFDRDCTKDTREVKNFLNSHEGIYFSSSKKFINLFVDKLLFIDPVNLNVTTINTDLFVVDFCFNDKTNNLIVLGKSKNILICSIYNIRAHNFSHLKKIQLSRSIENIKKTLISKCHMYIITLENKKVCFYLLNNDYSINKSELVDIEEESFENMYLCKNNIFILLKKSSVNIYKLIVKDSTISYTFIEAIDLNIYTIISSNSSSCSNNNTHSQSEPILSIYNEDIDVLYICHNILKVIFVLDLRNKHLEYIFHENRVINLFAVKYYLIILTEANRKFYVSIYIIYEDLKLAVFNVALNYLVTNIVFFNNLLFLIVDEHIKKPEIKVDKFYFYEQLKKKWNARADRENSRGRRSDSENDITNGSRYDSRNRSSNRSSNRSRSNSISNIFKETEKSNPQNIDILKMYNDNINNNNGNLILGNAKYDIYLNKKVEERKDENDSVQDDKQFYSDKQFKLNKIFKNCRNKIKIVIKEKNINEIINMFKKKKLFLWLIKYSDLNKNYHSINFGYVHKIYADFLFEKELYEKAMQHYIKTIGFLETVTVIHKYLNLDLYEQLSIYLEKLHESHLFNDEHTMMLLSCYKKECKKRKIISFIKNNKNKINLNKTYKFLLNVGYYNVVLNFSKKYKDHLTYISILIDKFENYEKSLKYIFKLDVENICILLFRYGYKFIKYFPELTIYLLKKIIKKYNLNLTIFIPLFLDNIDFLFIFILKFLHKKKVEQEGEIDENKTTQRSINNNTEKNRSLQNGKKKYNEENQYINESAHCGETTTTSIIKDKHIEFDIFNGEYDYILFVTVMQILLQKYKKKEKNHILSFNIDKLIKNNDKNITFLSVILLSIYNYNKGLLYLSNKMNKYDMSFLFSAYKIIKRFKIEYSQQVLVLQNVKENNKNNQLGQLNNSIFQILKKNFERNLFNSCMNLLKLKDSLFHNYIFYYLSLLNDDEFLIKFIKMIKKKSSLSLLNLISILQKYNKSYRCIKKILITYLNKMDQNINKKYAQILRNKRELYKIKKKMLTKKYNFHIIDNTYCTICKQILTVPIIHFLCNHSYHYYCLNGNKVCILCCNKDNEKKLLKEKAKNAVNNFDEFFKYLQGSSDKFSYISNYLSYGVTPNK comes from the exons ATGTTCAATTTTAGAAAACTACCACTTTTTGACAGGGATTGTACAAAGGACACAA gagaagtaaaaaattttctgaaCAGTCATgaaggaatatatttttcctcgtcaaaaaagtttataaatttgtttgTTGACAAACTACTTTTCATAGATCCCGTAAACTTAAATGTTACTACAATAAACACAGATCTTTTTGTTGTtgatttttgttttaatgataaaacaaataacCTTATTGTCTTAGG gAAAAGCAAGAATATACTAATATGTTCCATTTACAATATTAGAGCACATAATTTTTcccatttaaaaaaaatacagttAAGTAGAAgcattgaaaatataaagaaaacgTTAATATCAAAATgtcatatgtacataattacattagaaaataagaaggtatgtttttatcttttaaataatgattaTAGTATAAACAAAAGTGAATTGGTAGATATTGAGGAGGAATCATttgaaaatatgtatttatgtaaaaacaatatttttatactattGAAAAAGAGTtctgtaaatatatacaaactgATAGTAAAAGATTCTACTATTAGTTATACATTTATAGAAGCTATtgatttaaatatttatactattatcagtagtaatagtagtagcTGCAGTAATAACAACACGCATTCACAAAGTGAGCCCATATTATCAATATACAATGAAGATATTGacgttttatatatatgccataacattttaaaagttatatttgTCCTAGATTTAAGGAACAAACATttggaatatatttttcatgaaAATAGAGTAATTAATTTGTTTGcggtaaaatattatttgatCATACTTACAGAGGCCAACAGAAAATTTTAtgtgagtatatatattatttatgaagaTTTGAAACTAGCAGTTTTTAATGTGGCACTAAATTATTTAGTAACAAATATcgtattttttaacaatttacTTTTCTTAATTGTTGATGAACACATAAAGAAGCCAGAGATAAAAGTAGACAAGTTTTACTTTTATGAACaactaaagaaaaaatggaacGCAAGGGCAGATAGAGAAAATTCAAGGGGTAGAAGAAGTGACAGTGAAAATGACATCACAAATGGTAGCAGATATGACAGTAGAAATAGAAGCAGCAATAGAAGCAGCAATAGAAGCAGAAGTAACAGCATAagcaatatatttaaagaaactGAAAAGTCCAATCCACAAAATATagacatattaaaaatgtacaatgataatattaacaataataatggcAATTTAATTTTAGGGAATGcgaaatatgatatataccTGAATAAGAAGGTAGAGGAAAGAAAAGATGAAAATGACAGTGTACAAGATGATAAACAGTTCTATTCGGATAAACAATTtaagttaaataaaatttttaaaaattgtagaaataaaattaaaatagtaataaaagagaaaaatataaacgaaattataaacatgtttaaaaagaaaaaattatttctttggttaataaaatattctgaTCTTAATAAGAATTATCATAGTATTAATTTTGGCTATgtgcataaaatatatgctgATTTTTTATTCGAAAAAGAGCTGTATGAAAAAGCTATGcaacattatataaaaaccaTTGGGTTTTTAGAAactgttactgttattcATAAATACTTAAACTTAGATTTATATGAACAGCTatcaatatatttagaaaaattacaTGAATCTCATCTTTTTAATGATGAACACACCATGATGTTGTTATcttgttataaaaaagaatgtaaaaaaaggaaaattatatcatttataaagaacaataaaaacaaaataaatttaaataaaacatacaaatttttattaaatgtaggatattataatgtagttctaaatttttccaaaaaatataaagatcaTTTAACCTATATTTCTATCTTGATTgataaatttgaaaattatgaGAAAAgtctaaaatatatatttaagttgGATGTAGAAAACATTTGCATTTTACTCTTTAGATATGgctataaatttattaaatacttTCCAGAATTAactatttatttgttaaaaaaaataattaaaaaatataatttaaatctGACTATTTTTATTCCCTTGTTTTTAGATAATATAGATTttctattcatttttatacttaaatttcttcataaaaaaaaagttgaaCAGGAAGGAGAAATAGACGAGAATAAAACAACACAACGTTCAATTAACAATAACACAGAAAAAAACAGATCATTAcagaatggaaaaaaaaaatacaatgaGGAGAACCAGTACATAAATGAAAGTGCTCATTGTGGTGAGACTACTACAACTAGCATAATAAAAGACAAACATATCGAATTCGACATATTTAATGGGGaatatgattatattttatttgttacaGTGATGCAAATACTattgcaaaaatataaaaaaaaggaaaagaatcATATATTATCCTTTAATATTGATAagttgataaaaaataatgataaaaatataacttttttatctgttatattattatctatatataattataataagggacttttgtatttatctaataaaatgaacaagTACGATAtgtcatttcttttttcagcgtataaaattattaaaaggtTTAAAATAGAGTACAGTCAACAAGTATTAGTATTACAAAATGTAAAAgagaataacaaaaataatcaGCTTGGACAACTTAACAACAGcatatttcaaatattaaagaaaaattttgagAGGAATTTATTCAATTCATGTATgaatcttttaaaattaaaggaTTCTTTGTtccataattatattttttattatctgtctttattaaatgatgacgaatttcttattaaatttataaaaatgataaaaaaaaagtcttcTCTTTCGCTCTTAAATTTGATAtcaattttacaaaaatataataaaagttatagatgtataaaaaaaatactgatTACATATCTCAATAAAATggatcaaaatataaataaaaaatatgcacaaatattaagaaataaaagagaattatataaaataaagaaaaaaatgttaacgaaaaaatataattttcatataattgaTAATACTTATTGCACTATTTGTAAACAAATTCTAACCGTTCCAATAATTCATTTCTTGTGTAATCATtcttatcattattattgtttaaaCGGAAACAAAGTTTGTATATTATGTTGCAATAaggataatgaaaaaaaattgttgaaGGAAAAAGCTAAAAATGCTGTCAATAATTTtgatgaattttttaaatatttacaaggTTCTTCtgataaattttcatatatttcgaATTATCTGTCCTATGGTGTTACCCCAAACAAATAA